A genomic stretch from Mus pahari chromosome 6, PAHARI_EIJ_v1.1, whole genome shotgun sequence includes:
- the C6H1orf50 gene encoding uncharacterized protein C1orf50 homolog: MADPGVPGRYESGTGNLGVKEAAGPGGALVELTPTPGGLALVSPYHTHRVGDPLDLVALAEQVQKADEFIRANATNKLTVIAEQIQHLQEQARKEWGAGCPHDFLGAYKLQHDMSWTPYEDVEKQDAKISMMDKLLSQPMALPPCTEPTFQGLPH; the protein is encoded by the exons ATGGCGGACCCCGGGGTTCCCGGCCGGTACGAAAGTGGTACGGGAAATCTGGGGGTGAAGGAGGCGGCGGGTCCTGGAG GAGCCCTGGTGGAACTCACCCCGACCCCCGGCGGCCTGGCTCTGGTGAGCCCCTACCACACCCACCGGGTCGGGGACCCCTTAGACCTCGTGGCGCTCGCCGAGCAGGTGCAGAAG GCTGATGAATTCATCCGAGCAAATGCTACTAACAAGCTGACAGTCATTGCTGAGCAAATTCAGCATTTGCAAGAACAAGCCAGGAAG GAATGGGGAGCAGGCTGTCCCCATGACTTCCTTGGTGCCTACAAGCTGCAACATGACATGTCATGGACTCCATATGAAGATGTGGAGAAGCAAGATGCTAAAATCAGCATGATGGACAAGCTGCTGAGCCAGCCCATGGCCTTGCCCCCATGCACTGAACCCACCTTCCAGGGACTGCCTCACTGA